The Gillisia sp. Hel_I_86 genome has a segment encoding these proteins:
- a CDS encoding DUF5996 family protein has protein sequence MHDKLTVANSYQKPMGIIQKLNISVSIVDVPFDLSIDKPFDEITEYHHYDTDYTKELGRALLWINNIFKEFSGRFYGKTCPVHLYWHSMDLAVARFSGNEAPPTAADARISDKDVYTYEYISFGFWPGDKNIPEPVSHSYTFPSPDGLEEDAIKHSSAEWIHNNGSPMAILKYKNLLHTGNPKKDLLGFLEATYQTGAKKANWNIEAKNLELYRRDGLRRIERIW, from the coding sequence ATTCACGACAAGCTTACTGTTGCAAATTCTTATCAAAAGCCTATGGGGATAATCCAAAAACTCAATATTTCGGTTTCCATTGTGGATGTCCCTTTTGATTTGAGTATTGACAAGCCCTTTGATGAAATCACAGAATACCATCACTATGATACCGATTACACCAAGGAGTTAGGGAGGGCACTGCTATGGATAAACAATATTTTTAAAGAATTCAGCGGTCGTTTTTACGGAAAAACCTGTCCGGTTCATCTTTATTGGCATTCTATGGATTTAGCAGTAGCACGATTCTCTGGTAATGAAGCACCACCTACGGCGGCGGATGCACGAATCTCGGATAAAGATGTTTACACTTACGAATACATCAGTTTTGGCTTTTGGCCAGGCGATAAAAATATTCCAGAACCGGTTTCCCATTCCTATACTTTTCCTTCGCCCGATGGTTTGGAAGAAGATGCCATAAAACATTCTTCTGCAGAATGGATTCATAACAACGGTAGTCCTATGGCTATTCTAAAATACAAAAACTTGTTGCATACAGGGAATCCGAAAAAAGATTTGCTTGGGTTTTTAGAAGCGACCTACCAGACGGGAGCCAAAAAAGCCAATTGGAATATTGAAGCAAAAAATTTGGAATTGTACAGGCGTGATGGATTGAGAAGAATAGAAAGGATTTGGTAG
- a CDS encoding GNAT family N-acetyltransferase has product MAKIEREDNGKKGRFIIYENDEFAGEMTYTWADKEKFIIDHTSVEEKFGGRGFAKQLVMEGVAYARKNNLKIIPLCPYTKSRFDKDKNLGDVLA; this is encoded by the coding sequence ATGGCAAAAATAGAACGAGAAGATAATGGTAAAAAGGGCCGGTTTATCATTTATGAAAATGATGAATTCGCTGGGGAAATGACTTATACCTGGGCAGATAAGGAAAAATTTATAATTGACCATACCAGTGTGGAGGAAAAATTTGGCGGCCGAGGATTTGCAAAACAACTGGTAATGGAAGGCGTTGCGTATGCGCGGAAAAACAACTTAAAAATCATTCCACTTTGCCCTTATACAAAAAGCAGGTTCGATAAGGATAAAAACTTAGGAGACGTCTTGGCATAA
- a CDS encoding helix-turn-helix transcriptional regulator has product MKNKLKVLRAEHELTQKQLASKVEVSRQTINAIEKGKFDPSLPLAFKISKLFNMNIEEIFQND; this is encoded by the coding sequence ATGAAAAATAAACTAAAAGTACTTAGAGCAGAGCATGAATTAACCCAGAAGCAACTTGCTTCTAAAGTGGAAGTATCTAGGCAAACGATTAATGCAATTGAAAAAGGTAAGTTTGATCCCAGTCTACCTTTGGCATTCAAAATTTCAAAATTATTCAATATGAATATTGAAGAAATTTTTCAGAATGATTAG